From bacterium, the proteins below share one genomic window:
- a CDS encoding DUF262 domain-containing protein, producing the protein MYQTGDTIRQTLEGIESHKFVLPAIQREFVWKPTQITRLFDSMMQGYPFGTFLYWEVEPQNSSRYRFYDFVRDYHQRDQPHCPPLAVQNNKALTAVLDGQQRLTALNIGLRGSMAWKLQYKWWNNPDAFPIRYLYLDLLADADEEETGVRYRFAFLTPERAEKPEPGECWFKVADILAMEPGPPLLAWLNERLEQADLNKAFSALDRLFQIVHNKNLVAYYQEKSQDLEKVLNIFIRMNSGGTILSYSDLLLSVAVAQWTRLDAREEIHSLVDEINQAGDGFRFSKDLVLKAGLMLSDIGNVGFKVANFNRDNMAVLEEKWPEIRRALVLTVELMSSYGFTGQTLRADSAILPIAYYLFRQRPKSSYVTHNRYAEDRDRIRQWVVRSLVKSGIWGSGLDTLLTALREVLREHGRERFPAKELHDAMARRGKSLAFDPEEVEELLDMRYGDGRLFPLLSLLFPFIDLRNHFHVDHVFARSRFSPKKLRTVGVADEKIDVFREKAESLANLQLLQDAINIEKQH; encoded by the coding sequence ATGTACCAGACCGGCGACACGATCCGTCAGACGCTCGAGGGCATCGAAAGCCATAAGTTCGTGCTTCCGGCAATCCAGCGCGAGTTCGTCTGGAAGCCGACCCAGATCACGCGCCTCTTCGACAGCATGATGCAGGGGTATCCTTTCGGCACCTTTCTCTACTGGGAAGTGGAGCCTCAGAACAGCAGTCGGTACCGGTTCTATGACTTCGTGCGTGACTACCATCAGCGGGACCAGCCACATTGCCCGCCGCTGGCGGTCCAGAACAACAAAGCGCTGACCGCCGTCCTCGACGGCCAGCAGCGATTGACCGCTCTCAACATCGGCCTGCGGGGCTCGATGGCGTGGAAGCTCCAGTACAAATGGTGGAACAACCCCGACGCGTTTCCGATCCGATATCTATACCTCGACCTGCTCGCCGACGCCGATGAGGAGGAAACAGGCGTTCGTTACCGCTTCGCATTCCTGACCCCGGAACGCGCTGAGAAGCCGGAGCCGGGGGAATGCTGGTTCAAGGTGGCGGACATCCTGGCGATGGAGCCGGGGCCGCCGCTCCTGGCCTGGCTCAACGAGCGGCTGGAGCAAGCGGATCTGAACAAGGCGTTCTCGGCCCTCGATCGGCTCTTTCAGATCGTCCACAACAAGAACCTGGTGGCCTACTACCAGGAGAAGAGCCAGGATCTCGAGAAGGTGTTGAACATCTTCATCCGCATGAACAGCGGCGGGACGATCCTCTCCTATTCCGACCTCCTGCTTTCGGTCGCCGTGGCGCAGTGGACACGCCTCGATGCACGGGAGGAGATCCACTCGCTGGTCGACGAGATCAACCAGGCCGGAGACGGATTCCGGTTCTCGAAGGATCTGGTGTTGAAGGCGGGTCTCATGTTGAGCGACATCGGCAACGTCGGCTTCAAGGTCGCCAACTTCAATCGCGACAACATGGCGGTGCTCGAGGAGAAGTGGCCGGAGATCAGGCGCGCGCTGGTGCTCACCGTGGAGCTGATGTCGTCCTACGGTTTCACCGGACAGACGCTGCGCGCCGACAGCGCGATTCTCCCGATCGCGTACTACCTTTTTCGCCAGCGGCCCAAATCGAGTTACGTGACCCACAACCGATACGCCGAGGACCGCGATCGCATACGCCAGTGGGTGGTTCGCAGCCTGGTGAAGTCCGGAATCTGGGGTAGCGGTCTCGACACGCTGCTGACCGCGCTGCGCGAGGTGCTGCGCGAGCACGGAAGGGAGCGGTTCCCGGCCAAGGAGCTGCACGACGCGATGGCGCGGCGCGGCAAGTCGCTGGCCTTCGATCCGGAGGAGGTCGAGGAGCTGCTCGACATGCGGTACGGCGACGGTCGCCTTTTTCCTCTGCTCTCGCTGCTGTTCCCGTTCATCGACCTGCGCAACCACTTTCACGTCGATCACGTTTTCGC
- a CDS encoding DUF1016 domain-containing protein — translation DFYLDLLFYHLKLRCFVVIDLKVGAFKPDYAGKMNFYLNVVDDMLRHEHDSPSIGLILCQDKKKVLAEYALRGVKKPIGVSEYELTRALPETLRSALPTIEEIEAELSESDQGGPG, via the coding sequence CGACTTCTACCTGGACCTGCTCTTCTACCACCTGAAGCTGCGATGCTTCGTGGTCATCGATTTGAAGGTCGGTGCGTTCAAGCCGGACTACGCGGGCAAGATGAATTTCTATCTCAACGTTGTCGACGATATGCTCCGGCATGAACACGACAGCCCGTCCATCGGGCTGATCCTGTGCCAGGACAAGAAGAAGGTTCTGGCAGAGTATGCGCTGCGCGGCGTCAAGAAACCTATCGGAGTGTCGGAATACGAGCTGACCCGCGCCCTCCCGGAGACGCTGCGATCGGCGCTGCCCACGATTGAGGAGATCGAGGCGGAGCTGTCTGAATCTGATCAGGGTGGGCCGGGCTGA